In the Sarcophilus harrisii chromosome 1, mSarHar1.11, whole genome shotgun sequence genome, one interval contains:
- the ZNF771 gene encoding zinc finger protein 771, translating to MLWPIGGALPRHRPQTPAPGPRPGALVDPGLLLLQPRPRVRPDTGVPRAVVAVGGGSVLAMPGEQEEEEEEEEEEEEEREMQEEMVLLVKGEEEEGEEKYEVVKLKIPMDGKEIPGTAPEPPADPTRPHACPECGRAFARRSTLAKHARTHTGERPFPCPECGRRFSQKSALTKHGRTHTGERPYACPECEKRFSAASNLRQHRRRHTGEKPYACPQCGRRFAQSSNYAQHLRVHTGEKPYTCPDCGRGFGGSSCLARHRRTHTGERPYSCPECGTRFAQSSALAKHRRVHTGEKPHRCQVCGRGFGHRSNLAEHARTHTGERPYPCPECGRRFRLSSHFIRHRRAHLRRRLYICEGCGRGFKLASGVGRVGGNERTDRCPECEGS from the exons ATGCTGTGGCCAATCGGCGGCGCGCTCCCCCGGCACCGCCCCCAGACCCCGGCCCCAGGCCCCCGGCCCGGAGCGCTCGTAGATcctgggctgctgctgctgcagcctCGGCCTCGCGTGCGCCCGGACACCGGGGTCCCCCGCGCAGTAGTAGCAGTGGGCGGCGGCTCG GTACTGGCCATGCCGggagagcaggaggaagaggaggaggaggaggaagaggaggaggaagagagagagatgcaagaagagaTGGTACTGCTGGTGAAGGGCGAGGAAGAAGAGGGTGAGGAGAAATATGAAGTGGTCAAGCTGAAGATTCCAATGGATGGCAAAGAG ATCCCAGGCACGGCCCCTGAGCCTCCTGCAGACCCAACCCGGCCTCACGCCTGTCCTGAATGTGGCCGCGCCTTCGCCCGCCGCTCCACCCTGGCCAAGCACGCCCGCACCCACACGGGCGAGCGCCCCTTCCCTTGCCCAGAGTGTGGGCGCCGCTTCTCCCAGAAATCTGCGCTCACCAAGCACGGCCGCACCCACACGGGCGAGCGGCCCTATGCCTGCCCCGAGTGTGAGAAGCGCTTTTCTGCCGCCTCAAACTTGAGGCAGCACCGACGCCGGCACACGGGCGAGAAGCCCTACGCATGCCCCCAGTGTGGGCGCCGGTTTGCCCAGAGCTCCAACTACGCGCAGCATCTCCGCGTGCACACTGGTGAAAAGCCCTACACCTGCCCAGACTGCGGGCGCGGCTTTGGGGGCAGCTCCTGCTTGGCCAGGCACAGGCGCACCCACACTGGTGAGCGACCCTACTCCTGCCCCGAGTGCGGGACCAGGTTTGCCCAGAGCTCAGCCTTGGCCAAGCACCGGCGTGTGCACACTGGGGAGAAGCCCCACCGCTGCCAGGTGTGTGGCCGCGGCTTCGGCCACCGCTCCAACCTGGCAGAGCACGCCCGCACCCACACTGGTGAGCGGCCCTACCCCTGCCCAGAGTGTGGCCGCCGCTTTCGCCTCAGCTCCCACTTCATCCGACACCGGCGGGCCCACTTGCGGAGGCGGCTTTACATCTGTGAGGGCTGTGGCCGTGGCTTCAAGCTAGCCTCTGGTGTGGGCAGAGTTGGGGGCAACGAGAGAACCGACCGGTGCCCTGAATGTGAGGGGAGCTGA